DNA sequence from the Halorussus sp. MSC15.2 genome:
TGTTTTATCGCTTCTTAACCTATCGGGTTATCTTGAGAACTCTTCACGCGTCTTCAACCCGGTCAACTCTACGAGGACACGAGTAGTCGACCACACCCTTTTTCGCCCCTCCGTCCTAACACGCAAGTATGTCAGCGCTTCGTGAGGCCATGCGGGAGTTGCCGGACGCGGTGTTCGCCGACCTGCTGGAGAGCGACGACGCCTACCTGCTGGTCGTCGATCTCCCGGGTGCGAACGAGGAGACGGTGGACGTGAGCGTCACCGACGGGCGACTCGAAATCGAGCGCGCCGGGAGAAGGACGTACCGATGGAGTTCTCGTACCTACAGGAGGAGCGGTCGCTGTTTCTCGACGCCGACCTCCCGTTGCCGCCGGACGCCACCGGTGCGGGTGCGGAAGCGTCCATCGACCGGGGCGTGCTGGAACTGCGCCTACCCAAGCGCGACGCCACCCCGGAGCAGGAAATCCACATCGAGAGTCGGTGACCCCGCGGGGTGGTCACACTGGCTAACCTCCGTGCGTACCGGCGGTTCTTCGTCGTCGCGTACCACTTCCTGCCGCTCCTGCTGAGCTACGCCCGCGACAGACGCCGGTACTTGCTGTTCGGCAGTCCCCGCCGCGTCGATAGTCAGACGCGCATCGAGCGCGCCAACACCCTGCTGGAGTCGCTGCTGACGCTCGGCCCGACGTTCATCAAACTCGGCCAACTCCTCTCGACGCGTCCCGACGTCCTGCCGCCCGAGTACGTGGACGTGCTGTCGAAGCTACAGGACGAGGTGCCGCCAGCGCCGTGGGCCGGGGCGCGGGCCGTCCTCGAAGACGAACTCGGACCGGTCGAGGAACACTTCGACAACTTCGACACCGACGCCATCTCCGGCGCGAGTCTGGGGCAGGTCTACACCGCCGAGATAGACGGCGAGGAAGTGGCCGTGAAGATTCGACGGCCGAACATCGAGGAGTTGGTGAACGCCGACCTGCGCGTGATACGGTGGTCGCTGCCCGTTCTGCTCCGATTCCTCGGTCAGGCCCGGGCGTTCTCGCTGGAGAACCTCGCCGACGAGTTCGCCCGCACGATTCGACAGGAGATGGACTACGAACGGGAGGCCGCCATGCTCGAAGAGATTCGTTCGAACTTCGAGGGCGACGACGCCGTGGCGATTCCGTCGGTCTTCGACTCCCACTCCGGGCCGCGCGTGCTGACGATGGAGTACGTCTCCGGGACCAAGATAAACGACGTGGAGCAACTCGACGCCATGGGGGTGGACCGCCACGAACTCGCGGTCAACCTCCAGCGGGCCTACCTCCAGATGCTGCTCGAAGACGGGGTGTTCCACGCCGACCCGCACCCCGGTAACCTCTCGGTGCGCGACGACGGCACCATCGTCTTCTACGACTTCGGCATGTCGGGCCGGGTGGACGAGTTCGTCCAGAACAAGATTATCGACTTCTACATCGCCGTCGCCAATCAGGACATCGACGGGATTCTGGACGCCCTCGTCGAGATGGGCACGCTCAGTCCCGAGGCCGACCGGGCGACGATGGGGAAGGTGATGGAACTCGCCATCGAGGACGCCCGCGGCGAGGACATCGAGACCTACCGGGTCCAGCAGATAGTCGGACAGGTCGAGGACACCATCTACGAGTTCCCCCTGCGTCTCCCCTCGAACCTCGCGCTGGTCCTGCGCGTCGCCACCGTGGTCGAGGGCGTCTGCGTCACGCTCGACCCCGACTTCGACTTCATCTCGGTGGCGACCGACTACCTGACCGAGCAGGGCTACCGCGAGGAGTCGATAAAGCAGTTCGCCAGCGAGACCGGCGACCAGATTCAGCGGTCGGTTCAGTCGTCGGTCCGCGTCCCGCCGAAACTGGAGAGCGCGCTGGACCGCATCGACCGCGAGGACTTCCACATCCGGGCCGACGTCGAGGACGGGAGCGACGTGTTCGAGGTGCTGGCCAAGCGCCTCGTCTACGGGATGCTGTTGGCCTCCGGCGCGTTCTCGACCGCGTTCCTCTACGCGCTCACGAACGTCGAGGCCGCGGCGGTCGCGGCCGTCTTCTCGGTGGGCGTCGCGGCCCTGCTCTACCGGACCTTCCGCGAGCGCAGGGGAACGCGAGTGACCCCGCAGTTCACGCGCCACGAGATGCGACAGCGTCGGGGCGGGGACTGATGTCCGAGGTCACGGCCGAAACCTCCTCGAACACCGACGCCACCACGGGGACTGCCGACGTTGCAGAGACCGACACTAGCGCGGATACCGACGACAGCGAGACCACTACCGACACCGCCGACTGGTGGTGGACGCTCGTGGCCCTGAACCTCGCGGTGTTCGCCGGGTTGTTCCTCGGGAACCAAACGGCCCTCACGGTTCCGCCGTCGCTCGAATGGGTGCAGTTCCCGCTGAGTATCGTCGCGTTGACCGCTCCGGCGGTCGTCGCTATCGCCGTCCACTTCGACCGGAAGTTCGTCGCCGCGGTGTCCGACTGGGAACCCCGGTCGGAGTACGTCCTGCTCGGCGTGGCGATGTGGGTCGGTATCGGCGTTCCGCTCGCCGCGCTGTACCTCTATCGACGCCGCCAGTACGTCGGCGTCCCGTGATGTAATCGCGTCCTGAACCGTCTTCCGTCGCGGCCCCTCGCACCGTTCTCCGGCGGACCGTTCGGCGGTAGTCGCCCGAGTGAACTCGCCGTCGGTCACGTTATCCACCGGTCGTATTTTTAGGATAGCCAAAAACAGATTCATGTTTTGGAAACTCTTTTTTGCCAGTAGTGGGAATAGTCGCACATGGGACTACTGCAGAACCTCGTGTTGGTGTTCGTCGCGGGCCTCGTGACGGCACTTGCGACGGGACTCGGCGCGCTCCCGTTCTTCGTGGTCGACGACTTCAGTGACCGGTGGAACGTGGCGCTGTGGGGCCTCGCGTCGGGCATCATGGTGTCGGCGTCGCTGTTCGGACTCGTGAACGAGGGGCTGGCCTACGCGTCCGGCGGGTTCCCGACCCTGATGGTCGGCGGCCTGCTCGCGGGCGTCGCGCTCGTAGAAGTCGCCGACTGGGCGCTCGACGCCGTCGATATAGAAGGTAGTGACGAGCGCGGCCACGCCGCGGACGACGAACACGCTCACGAGACCGAAGCGGTCCACACCGACGGCGGTGGTCACGGCCACGACGACCACGCGCTGGAGGCTGAGGCGTTCGCGGAGGGCGACCTCCGGAAACTCGTCCTCATCCTCGGCATCCTGACCGTCCACAGTTTCCCCGAGGGGGTCGCGGTGGGCGTCTCGTTCGCGGAGTTGGGTCTCGAAGGCGGCATCCCCGTCCTCGGATTCTCGGTGCCTCTGCTGGCGGTGTTTATGACCATCGCCATCTCCATCCACAACGTCCCGGAGGGACTGGCGGTCTCCATCCCGATGCGCGCGATGGACGTGAGCAAGTGGCGGATGGTCGGCGCGGCGGTGTTCTCGAGTCTCCCCCAACCCATCGGCGCGGTCGTCGCCTTCGCGTTCGTCCGGTGGGCCAAGGAGTTCCTCCCCTTCGGTTTCGGATTCGCCGCGGGTGCGATGATATATCTGGTCGTCACGGAGTTCGTTCCCGAGGCGCTGGAGACCGGTGAGGAACTTCCGGGCGAGGGGCACAAGGAACTGCTGGCGGGACTCGCTCTCGGCGTCGCGGCGATGGTCCCGCTGATGTACGTCTGAGCCGTCTTCGCCTGCGCTCGCGGCGACGGTGGCCAGCGAGCCTTTTGCCGGAACCGTCGTCGCTGTGAGCATGGAGTTCGATTGGGGACTCGACCGCAATCAGGTCGCGTGGGGACTACTCGGCGTACTCGTGGTGTCCGTACTCGTCATAGTCGTGTTGGAGTTGGTCGGGACGCTGGGGTTCGCGGTGTTCCTATACTACGCCCTGCGACCCGCCGAGGAGCGGTTCGAGGAGCGGTTCGGCGACCACCCGGACGTCCCGCCGACGCTGTCGCTGTTGCTCGTCGGCATCCCGTTCCTGCTCATCGTGGGGTACACCGGACTGGTCGCGTTCCGGGAGGTCTGTCAGGTCATCAACTCCCGCCAGATTCAGTGGGCACAGCAGTACCTCAGACCGTTCACGTCCGGGGCGTCGTGTATCAACATACAGGGGGCCGCGAGACAGCTAATCGGTGTCCCTGCCGGTCAGGGCGGCCCACAGGCCGCCGGGCAGGGCGGCGCGCAAGCTACCGCCGGGTTCACTGATACCCTCAGGCAGTACGCCACGCTCCTATTCAAAATTCTCGTTCGGGTGTTCATCGTGGTGGTCGTGGCGTTCTACCTCCTGCGCGACGACGAGGAGATAGCGGGGTGGTTCCGGAAGAGCTTCGACTACGACGACGCGGTGATGGACTTCACAGAACGGGTGGACCGCGACCTCGAACACATCTTCTTCGGCAACCTGCTCACTATCGTCGTGACCACGGTCATCGCAGTCGCCGTCTACCTCGCCCTCGATATGGTCGTCCCCGCGGGCGACATCGCGCGTCCGATTCTGCTCGGGTTGGCGACCGGCGTCGCCGTCATCATCCCCATCGTCGGAATGAAAATCGTCTACGTCCCCTACGCCGTCTGGCTGTTGATACAGGCGACCGGGAAGGGGAGTGCGATGCCCGTCTGGTTTCCCGTCCTCTACTTCGCGGTCACGTTCGTCGTCGTCGATACAATTCCGGACTTCTGGATTCGGTCGTTCCTCTCGGCGGGCCGACTCACGCTCGGGATGATTATGCTCGCGTACGTCCTCGGCACCGTGGTGTTCGGCTGGTCGGGGCTGTTCATCGGTCCCATCGTCCTCACGGTCGGCTATCACTTCGCCGACGCGGTCTTCCCGAAACTGGTGGCGGGTCACGCGGTGTAACGCGCCCGTCACCGACCCCGGTGCTGCCCCTTTCCGTAACTTTACGCCCTCGGACATCGACTCCCGCCCATGGACATCGCACCGTTCGAACTCGAACGCTGGTTCGCCGAGTACGAACACGAGGCCGACATCATGCTCGCCGAGAGCGGAATCCGGAGTCTGGAGGCCGACCGATTCGACCTCGACCCCGGCAAACTCGACTACGTCATCCCGACCGACGGCGACCCCGAACTGCGGGCCGAACTGGCCGACCGGTACGACAGGGAGGCCGACGAAGTGCTGTTCACCTGCGGGGCGCAGGAGGCCAACTTCCTCGCGTTCCTCTCGCTGATGGGCGAAGACGAGGCGCTCGGCGGTGACGCCGCCGCATCCGGGTCCGCCGAGCAGACTCCCCACGCCGTCGTCGTCACGCCGACCTATCAGGCGCTCCACGCCGTACCGGAGGCCCTCGGCGACGTGAGTCGCGTCTGGCTCGAACCGCCCGAGTGGGAACTCGACGTGGACGCCGTGGCCGACGCGATTCGGCCCGAAACCTCGGTCGTCGTCCTCAACAATCCGAACAATCCGACCGGGCGTTACCACCCCGAGGAGAAGGTCCGGGAACTCTACGACGTCGCGGCCGACAACGACGCCTACCTGCTCTGCGACGAGGTGTACCGACTCCTCTCCGACGACCCGCTTCCGCCGGTCGCGAGCATGGGCGAGTACGGCATCAGTACCGCGAGTCTCACGAAGGCCTACGGTCTCGCTGGCCTGCGGTTCGGTTGGATAGTCGGTCCGGAGGCGGTCGTCGAACGGGCGTGGCAGTGGAAGGACTACACCACAATCTCGCCGTCCATCTTCGGGCAGCATCTCGCCGAGCAGGCGCTCGGCGAGCGCGAGCAACCCATCCTCGACGAGAACCGCACGTTGGCCGCACACAACTGCGAGCGCGTCCGGGAGTTCGTCACCGAGTACGACCTGTCGTGGTACGACCCCGTCGGCGTTAACGGTTTCGTGTCGATTCCGGCCGGGTTCGACGGGAGCAAGGAGTTCTGTCGAACGGTCGTCGAAGAGGAGAGCGTCGTCCTCGCGCCGGGCGACCTGTTCGGCTACGACGACTACTTCCGCATCGGATTCGGGCTGCCGACGGACGAACTCGAAGAGGGCCTGTCCCGCGTCGGCGACTGCATCGAGCGCCACTCGTAGGCCGACCCGACTCTGCAACCGCTGGGATTCGGGAAACGGCCTCAGAACCGATTTTAAAAATTCTAGTCGGTTCTGGTACCTTAATAAAACGTCCTCGCCCCTCCGTGAAACGACGGGAAACCAGGGCGCTGGGAGTAAAACCCGCGAAATATCTCTAACGCTCTCACCGTTATATGGTGTCGGGACGCCAAGGGATGAACAAGCAATGTCGAACGCGCCCTCCCCACTCGGTAACGAACGAACGATTCGGCTTCCAGACGACACTCGCTCCGAACTGCGAAACGGCGTGACGTCCACGCTCGGACGACTCGGCGCTCCGCTCCAGTTCGCGGGGTTCTGGTCCGCCGTGGTCCTCCCGCTGGCGTATCTCCCGATGCTCACTGGCGGTTTCACCGCCGGGGAGCGCTCGACGTTCGCCGTCCTGCTCGCTGTCCACGCCCTCGCACTCGTCGCAGGTCACGGCTACCGAGACGACTGACGACCGACTCCTCCGAGTGGTTGACGGTCCCTTCGCACTCTCACGCCCTCTGCTACATGCAGTGCACTACTGCCCGCCCTGTCTAGGCGACACGTTCCTCGAACTACTGGGTTCTCAACTTTCTGATGCTCTGCGTCGCTGCGACACCCCGTATCCGGGGAAATCCCATTCCAAACGGTTTATACTATCCCGGACGCTATCCGGGCGTATGGCAAAAGAGCAGAAGGAAGTACGGGACCTGCAGGAAGGCAACTACGTGATGATTGACGATGCGGCGTGCGAAATCAACTCCTACAGCACGGCCAAACCGGGTAAGCACGGCAGTGCCAAGGCTCGTATCGAGGCCGAAGGCGTCTTCGACGGCAAGAAGCGAAGCCTCTCCCAGCCAGTCGACGCCAAGATTTGGGTCCCCATCATCAACCGCAAACAGGGTCAGGTCGTCTCCGTCGAGAGCGACAACGTGGCGCAGGTCATGGACCTCGAAACCTACGAGACCATTACCATCAAGACGCCCGACGACGTGGACCTCTCGCCCGACGACGAAATCGAGTACCTCCAATTGGAAGAACAGCGGAAGATTCTCCAGTAGATGTTCCCCGGCGCGTCCGCCGACCGCGAGGAAGCGGCCTACGTGGTGGTGGGTGCGCCGCTCGACGTTTCGACGACGTTCCAACCCGGGACGCGGTTCGGTCCCGACCGAATCCGCCGATTCTCGCGGACGTACGACGACTACGACGCCCGAACCGACCTGTACTTCTCTCAACTCTCCGTCCACGACCACGGCGACGTCCGGGCGTGGGACGACGCCGCGGAGTATCTGGAGTATCTGGAAGGAGTGTTGACCGACGTGCGATGGGACGACGCCGTCCCGCTCACGCTCGGGGGCGAACACACGGTCACGCTCGCGGGCGTCCGGGCGGCCGCCCCCGACACCTTCGTCTGTCTCGACGCCCACCTCGACCTGCGCGAGGAGTACGACGGCAACGAACTCAGTCACGCCACCGTGACTCGTCACGTCCTCGACATCGCCGACGAAGCCGTGATTCTCGGCGTGAGAACCGGGAGCGAAGCGGAGTACGAGCGCGCCGGCGAGTCGGACGTGACGGTCGTCCCGCCGGAAGCGGTGGCCGACTGGACGCCGGCGTTCGGCGACGACGAGTCGGTCTATCTCAGCGTCGACATCGACGGCGCCGACCCCGGTTTCGCGCCCGGGACGGGGACGATGGAACCGTTCGGACTGAACCCCAGAGAGATGCGCGACGTGGTACGCGACGTAGCCGAGACCGGGTCTGTCGCCGGTTTCGACGTGGTCGAGGTCAACGACCGCGACGACGGACAGGCCGCGGCGCTCGCCGGGAAGTTGCTCCGGGAGTTCGTCTTCTCGGACGCCGCGAAGTCGGACGAGTAGGCCCCTCGATTCCGCATGCCAGAAGCCGTCGTAATCGACAGCCGATACGTTTTTCCGACTCTAATCGGCCAACCGGGACTCCTCCTAGTGTGAGACCGTGGCGGAGCGGTGCTGTGCGGTTGCTGTCTCACTGGCTCACGCAATAGCTAGCTCTTTCCACCTATCCACTCGGTCTCCCCTTCGAATCCCAACTACCTCCACAGCACCAACTCCACCTCCGACGACTGGTCGAACGCGAAGAGATACAGATACAAGCCGCTCCGCGACTCACACCGAACCAGACCAATGAACCTCGCCGAACTCACCGCGCGATACGACGACGAGTTACGGACCAGCGACTTCGCCGACGTAGACGCCAGCGCCAACGGCCTACAGGTCGGTCCCGACCACCGCGAGGTCGAGACGGTCGCGTTCGCGGTGGACGCCGCCGAACAGACCGTCGAGGCCGCGGCCGAGCGCGGGGCGGACGCGCTGGTCACCCACCACGGTCTCTCGTGGGGCGGCATCGAGCGCGTGACCGGCCGCCAGTACGACCGCATCGCGCCCCTGATAGAGAACGACGTGGCGCTGTACGTCTCGCACCTCCCGCTCGACGCCCACCCCGAACTGGGCAACGCCGCGGGACTGGCCGACCTGCTCGGCCTCGAAGACCGCGAGCCGTTCGGCCGGATGGGTCCCGAACACGTCGGCCAGCGCGGCCGCGCGCCGGACCCGATTCCGACCGACCGCCTGCGCGAGACGCTGAAAACCGAACTCGACCACTTCGGACAGGGCGTGCGCGTCCTCGACTTCGGTCCCGAGCGAATCGAGGACGTGGCCATCGTGACCGGGAGCGGCGTCGATTGGCTGGACGAGGCGGTCGAGAACGACGTGGACGCCCTCGTCACGGGGGAAGGCAAGCAGAAGGCCTACCACGAGGCGCGCGAGGCCGGACTCACCGTCTTCCTCGCCGGCCACTACGCGA
Encoded proteins:
- a CDS encoding AarF/ABC1/UbiB kinase family protein, whose product is MVTLANLRAYRRFFVVAYHFLPLLLSYARDRRRYLLFGSPRRVDSQTRIERANTLLESLLTLGPTFIKLGQLLSTRPDVLPPEYVDVLSKLQDEVPPAPWAGARAVLEDELGPVEEHFDNFDTDAISGASLGQVYTAEIDGEEVAVKIRRPNIEELVNADLRVIRWSLPVLLRFLGQARAFSLENLADEFARTIRQEMDYEREAAMLEEIRSNFEGDDAVAIPSVFDSHSGPRVLTMEYVSGTKINDVEQLDAMGVDRHELAVNLQRAYLQMLLEDGVFHADPHPGNLSVRDDGTIVFYDFGMSGRVDEFVQNKIIDFYIAVANQDIDGILDALVEMGTLSPEADRATMGKVMELAIEDARGEDIETYRVQQIVGQVEDTIYEFPLRLPSNLALVLRVATVVEGVCVTLDPDFDFISVATDYLTEQGYREESIKQFASETGDQIQRSVQSSVRVPPKLESALDRIDREDFHIRADVEDGSDVFEVLAKRLVYGMLLASGAFSTAFLYALTNVEAAAVAAVFSVGVAALLYRTFRERRGTRVTPQFTRHEMRQRRGGD
- a CDS encoding ZIP family metal transporter, coding for MGLLQNLVLVFVAGLVTALATGLGALPFFVVDDFSDRWNVALWGLASGIMVSASLFGLVNEGLAYASGGFPTLMVGGLLAGVALVEVADWALDAVDIEGSDERGHAADDEHAHETEAVHTDGGGHGHDDHALEAEAFAEGDLRKLVLILGILTVHSFPEGVAVGVSFAELGLEGGIPVLGFSVPLLAVFMTIAISIHNVPEGLAVSIPMRAMDVSKWRMVGAAVFSSLPQPIGAVVAFAFVRWAKEFLPFGFGFAAGAMIYLVVTEFVPEALETGEELPGEGHKELLAGLALGVAAMVPLMYV
- a CDS encoding AI-2E family transporter codes for the protein MEFDWGLDRNQVAWGLLGVLVVSVLVIVVLELVGTLGFAVFLYYALRPAEERFEERFGDHPDVPPTLSLLLVGIPFLLIVGYTGLVAFREVCQVINSRQIQWAQQYLRPFTSGASCINIQGAARQLIGVPAGQGGPQAAGQGGAQATAGFTDTLRQYATLLFKILVRVFIVVVVAFYLLRDDEEIAGWFRKSFDYDDAVMDFTERVDRDLEHIFFGNLLTIVVTTVIAVAVYLALDMVVPAGDIARPILLGLATGVAVIIPIVGMKIVYVPYAVWLLIQATGKGSAMPVWFPVLYFAVTFVVVDTIPDFWIRSFLSAGRLTLGMIMLAYVLGTVVFGWSGLFIGPIVLTVGYHFADAVFPKLVAGHAV
- a CDS encoding aminotransferase class I/II-fold pyridoxal phosphate-dependent enzyme, whose translation is MDIAPFELERWFAEYEHEADIMLAESGIRSLEADRFDLDPGKLDYVIPTDGDPELRAELADRYDREADEVLFTCGAQEANFLAFLSLMGEDEALGGDAAASGSAEQTPHAVVVTPTYQALHAVPEALGDVSRVWLEPPEWELDVDAVADAIRPETSVVVLNNPNNPTGRYHPEEKVRELYDVAADNDAYLLCDEVYRLLSDDPLPPVASMGEYGISTASLTKAYGLAGLRFGWIVGPEAVVERAWQWKDYTTISPSIFGQHLAEQALGEREQPILDENRTLAAHNCERVREFVTEYDLSWYDPVGVNGFVSIPAGFDGSKEFCRTVVEEESVVLAPGDLFGYDDYFRIGFGLPTDELEEGLSRVGDCIERHS
- a CDS encoding translation initiation factor IF-5A yields the protein MAKEQKEVRDLQEGNYVMIDDAACEINSYSTAKPGKHGSAKARIEAEGVFDGKKRSLSQPVDAKIWVPIINRKQGQVVSVESDNVAQVMDLETYETITIKTPDDVDLSPDDEIEYLQLEEQRKILQ
- the speB gene encoding agmatinase; protein product: MFPGASADREEAAYVVVGAPLDVSTTFQPGTRFGPDRIRRFSRTYDDYDARTDLYFSQLSVHDHGDVRAWDDAAEYLEYLEGVLTDVRWDDAVPLTLGGEHTVTLAGVRAAAPDTFVCLDAHLDLREEYDGNELSHATVTRHVLDIADEAVILGVRTGSEAEYERAGESDVTVVPPEAVADWTPAFGDDESVYLSVDIDGADPGFAPGTGTMEPFGLNPREMRDVVRDVAETGSVAGFDVVEVNDRDDGQAAALAGKLLREFVFSDAAKSDE
- a CDS encoding Nif3-like dinuclear metal center hexameric protein, yielding MNLAELTARYDDELRTSDFADVDASANGLQVGPDHREVETVAFAVDAAEQTVEAAAERGADALVTHHGLSWGGIERVTGRQYDRIAPLIENDVALYVSHLPLDAHPELGNAAGLADLLGLEDREPFGRMGPEHVGQRGRAPDPIPTDRLRETLKTELDHFGQGVRVLDFGPERIEDVAIVTGSGVDWLDEAVENDVDALVTGEGKQKAYHEAREAGLTVFLAGHYATETFGVQSLQTLAEEWGLETTYVDAPTGL